The Buttiauxella selenatireducens genome has a window encoding:
- the treB gene encoding PTS trehalose transporter subunit IIBC encodes MTKVKQQDIDKLIDLVGGRQNIATVSHCITRLRFVLNDPAIARPKEIEELPMVKGCFTNAGQFQVVIGPEVGDYYQALIATSGHSHSDKEQAKLAARQNMKWHEQLISHFAEIFFPLLPALISGGLILGFRNVIGDLPMSNGQTLAQMYPSLQSIYNFLWLIGEAIFFYLPVGICWSAVRKVGGTPILGIVLGVTLVSPQLMNAYELGSKIPEVWNFGLFTIEKVGYQAQVIPALLAGLALGFIETRLKRIVPDYLYLVVVPVCSLILAVFLAHAFIGPFGRWIGDGVAFAVRHLMTGSFAPIGAALFGFLYAPLVITGVHQTTLAIDMQMIQSMGGTPVWPLIALSNIAQASAVVGIIICSRKHNEREISVPAAISAYLGVTEPAMYGINLKYRFPMLCAMIGSGLAGLLCGLSGVMANGIGVGGLPGILSIQPRYWEVYSLAILIAVIVPIVLTSVMYKRKHRQGTLLVV; translated from the coding sequence ATGACCAAAGTGAAACAACAGGATATAGACAAGCTGATTGACCTGGTCGGCGGGCGCCAGAATATCGCAACCGTCAGTCATTGCATTACGCGACTGCGCTTTGTGCTCAACGATCCCGCTATTGCCAGGCCAAAAGAGATCGAAGAGCTGCCGATGGTCAAAGGCTGCTTTACGAATGCCGGGCAGTTCCAGGTGGTGATTGGCCCAGAGGTGGGTGATTACTATCAGGCGTTGATCGCCACCAGTGGTCACAGTCATTCAGACAAAGAACAAGCCAAACTCGCGGCACGCCAGAACATGAAATGGCATGAGCAGTTGATCTCCCATTTCGCGGAGATCTTCTTCCCCCTGTTACCGGCCTTGATAAGCGGCGGCTTGATCTTAGGTTTCCGCAATGTGATCGGCGATTTGCCGATGAGCAACGGGCAGACGCTTGCGCAAATGTACCCGTCGCTGCAATCGATTTATAACTTTTTATGGCTGATTGGCGAGGCGATATTCTTCTATTTGCCGGTCGGTATTTGCTGGTCTGCTGTGCGAAAAGTGGGTGGGACACCTATCCTTGGGATAGTACTTGGCGTCACGCTGGTATCACCGCAGCTAATGAATGCCTATGAATTGGGTAGCAAAATTCCTGAAGTGTGGAATTTTGGCCTGTTTACCATCGAAAAAGTGGGCTACCAGGCGCAGGTGATCCCCGCGTTGCTGGCGGGCCTGGCTTTGGGCTTTATTGAGACGCGTCTGAAACGCATCGTGCCAGATTACCTCTATCTTGTAGTAGTGCCTGTGTGTTCACTGATTCTGGCGGTATTCCTGGCGCATGCGTTTATCGGCCCGTTTGGTCGTTGGATTGGTGACGGTGTGGCATTTGCGGTTCGCCACTTGATGACCGGCAGTTTTGCCCCGATTGGTGCCGCGCTGTTTGGCTTCCTGTACGCACCGCTTGTGATTACCGGTGTACATCAGACAACGCTCGCCATTGATATGCAGATGATTCAGAGCATGGGCGGAACGCCTGTTTGGCCACTGATCGCGCTGTCGAATATTGCTCAGGCATCCGCTGTCGTCGGCATCATTATTTGTAGCCGTAAACATAACGAGCGTGAGATTTCCGTTCCGGCGGCGATCTCGGCCTACCTCGGCGTGACCGAACCGGCGATGTACGGCATCAACCTGAAATACCGATTCCCAATGCTGTGCGCAATGATCGGCTCGGGTCTGGCTGGCTTGCTGTGTGGTTTGAGCGGCGTGATGGCGAATGGGATTGGCGTTGGCGGCTTGCCGGGTATTTTGTCCATTCAGCCGCGTTACTGGGAAGTGTATTCCCTCGCGATTCTGATCGCCGTGATCGTGCCGATTGTATTGACCAGCGTGATGTATAAACGCAAACACCGTCAGGGCACGCTGTTAGTGGTTTAG
- the treR gene encoding trehalose operon repressor TreR — MQNRLTIKDIARLSGVGKSTVSRVLNNESGVSARTRERVEAVMQQEGFSPSRSARAMRGQSDKVVAIIVTRLDSLSENLAVQTMLPSLYEQGYDPIMMESQFSPKLVEEHLGILQRRNIDGVILFGFTGINEKILQTWQSTLVLMARDAKGFASVCYDDEGAINILMSHLYEQGHRQISFLGVPHSDVTTGFRRHQAYLAFCETHQLTPNFVLPGLAMKQGYDHVEEVLTPDTTALVCATDTLALGASKYLQEHQHTSLQLASVGSTPLMKFLHPEIVTVDPGYAEAGRQAARQLIGQITQTCDLRQIVIPGSLQ, encoded by the coding sequence ATGCAAAACCGTCTCACCATCAAAGACATCGCGCGTTTAAGCGGTGTGGGTAAATCCACTGTCTCACGAGTTCTGAATAATGAAAGCGGGGTCAGTGCCCGCACACGTGAGCGTGTGGAAGCGGTGATGCAGCAAGAAGGTTTCTCCCCTTCTCGTTCGGCACGCGCCATGCGTGGGCAGAGCGATAAAGTGGTCGCCATTATTGTGACGCGTCTGGACTCGCTATCGGAAAACCTCGCGGTGCAAACCATGCTGCCGTCGCTCTATGAGCAAGGGTACGATCCGATCATGATGGAAAGTCAGTTTTCCCCAAAACTGGTTGAAGAGCATTTGGGTATATTGCAGCGTCGTAATATCGACGGCGTGATTTTGTTTGGTTTCACCGGTATCAACGAGAAAATTTTGCAGACGTGGCAGTCGACGCTTGTTCTGATGGCCAGAGACGCCAAAGGGTTTGCGTCTGTGTGTTATGACGATGAGGGTGCCATCAATATTTTAATGTCACATCTGTATGAACAAGGGCATCGTCAGATAAGCTTCCTCGGTGTTCCCCATAGTGATGTCACCACCGGTTTCCGTCGCCATCAGGCCTATCTTGCCTTCTGCGAAACCCACCAGCTGACGCCCAACTTTGTGCTGCCTGGCCTGGCCATGAAGCAGGGCTATGATCACGTTGAGGAAGTACTGACACCCGACACCACCGCCCTGGTGTGTGCCACCGATACTCTCGCTTTGGGTGCCAGTAAATATCTGCAAGAACATCAACATACCAGCCTGCAACTGGCGAGCGTCGGCAGCACGCCGCTGATGAAATTCCTCCATCCAGAAATTGTCACCGTTGATCCTGGCTACGCCGAAGCAGGTCGTCAGGCCGCAAGGCAGTTGATCGGCCAAATCACACAAACGTGCGATCTACGGCAGATCGTTATCCCTGGATCATTGCAGTAA
- the mgtA gene encoding magnesium-translocating P-type ATPase, with the protein MLKNLTRQLFAQLSRHLPRRLIQRDLMLDDNTVAQAQEIPASLSESCLKYAAASDEQLYRDFHSHPEGLNAREVESAIERHGPNQIPAQKASPWWVHLWLCYRNPFNLLLTILGIFSYSTEDLFAAGVIALMVVIATLLNFVQEARSTKAADTLKAMVSNTATVLRVVNENGENAFVEISLDKLVPGDIVKLAAGDMIPADLRVLQARDLFVSQASLTGESLPVEKVAVARDMSHNNPLECDTLCFMGTNVVSGTALAMIIATGGNTWFGQLAGRVTQQESEPNAFQKGISRVSWVLIRFMLVMTPIVLLINGFTKGDWWEAALFSLSVAVGLTPEMLPMIVTSTLARGAVKLSKQKVIVKHLDAIQNFGAMDILCTDKTGTLTQDRIVLESHTDILGAVSNHVLHTAWLNSHYQTGLKNLLDVAVLEGVEEESARDAAARWQKVDEIPFDFERRRMSVVVSEQPEVHQLICKGALQEILNVCTQVRYGDEIVPLSDSLLERIRRVTDSLNRQGLRVVAVATKFLPARCEDYGRVDESDLILEGYIAFLDPPKETTAPALKALKESGITVKILTGDSELVAAKVCREVGLDVGEVAIGSEIENMADVDLAALALRTTLFARLTPMHKERIVRLLRGEGHVVGFMGDGINDAPALRAADIGISVDGAVDIAREAADIILLEKSLMVLEEGVIEGRRTFANMLKYIKMTASSNFGNVFSVLVASAFLPFLPMLPLHLLIQNLLYDVSQVAIPFDNVDDEQIKKPQRWNPADLGRFMVFFGPISSIFDILTFCVMWWVFKANVPEMQTLFQTGWFVVGLLSQTLIVHMIRTRRIPFIQSRAAWPLMIMTLVVMVVGVSLPFTPLASYLQLQALPLSYFPWLIAILAGYMTLTQCMKGFFSRRYGWQ; encoded by the coding sequence CTGTTAAAAAATCTGACCCGGCAGTTGTTTGCACAACTTAGCCGCCACCTGCCTCGTCGCTTGATCCAACGCGACCTGATGCTGGACGACAACACCGTTGCACAGGCACAAGAGATACCCGCTTCGCTGAGCGAATCCTGCCTGAAATATGCCGCAGCTTCTGACGAACAACTGTATCGCGATTTCCACAGCCATCCTGAAGGGCTGAATGCGCGAGAAGTTGAAAGCGCTATCGAACGTCATGGCCCAAACCAAATTCCGGCGCAAAAAGCGTCGCCTTGGTGGGTTCATCTGTGGCTGTGCTACCGGAATCCTTTCAATCTCTTACTGACTATTCTCGGCATTTTCTCCTACTCGACTGAGGATCTTTTTGCCGCAGGCGTGATAGCTCTGATGGTAGTGATTGCGACCTTGCTGAACTTCGTTCAGGAAGCGCGCTCCACCAAAGCGGCGGATACCTTAAAAGCGATGGTCAGCAACACCGCGACCGTACTGCGTGTGGTTAATGAAAACGGCGAAAACGCGTTTGTCGAAATCTCGCTCGATAAGCTGGTGCCGGGCGATATCGTGAAACTTGCCGCAGGAGACATGATCCCGGCGGATCTGCGTGTGTTGCAGGCGCGCGATCTTTTCGTCAGCCAGGCGTCACTCACTGGCGAATCGTTACCGGTTGAAAAGGTCGCGGTCGCCCGTGATATGTCACACAACAACCCGCTGGAATGCGACACGTTGTGCTTTATGGGCACCAACGTCGTGAGCGGAACGGCGCTGGCGATGATTATCGCCACCGGTGGCAACACCTGGTTTGGCCAACTGGCCGGGCGTGTCACTCAACAAGAAAGCGAGCCGAACGCGTTCCAGAAAGGGATCAGCCGTGTGAGCTGGGTGCTTATCCGTTTCATGCTGGTGATGACGCCTATCGTATTGCTGATTAACGGCTTCACTAAAGGTGACTGGTGGGAAGCGGCGCTGTTCTCGCTCTCTGTCGCAGTGGGTTTGACGCCGGAAATGTTACCGATGATCGTCACCTCGACGCTGGCTCGCGGTGCGGTAAAACTCTCTAAACAGAAAGTGATCGTCAAGCACCTCGACGCGATTCAGAACTTTGGTGCAATGGATATTCTGTGCACCGATAAAACCGGCACGCTGACGCAAGACCGCATTGTTCTGGAATCCCACACCGATATTCTCGGTGCGGTGAGCAACCATGTTTTGCATACCGCCTGGCTTAACAGCCATTACCAGACCGGGCTGAAAAACCTGCTGGACGTGGCGGTACTGGAAGGCGTTGAAGAAGAGAGCGCGCGCGACGCCGCAGCACGCTGGCAAAAAGTGGATGAGATCCCATTCGACTTTGAACGCCGCCGCATGTCGGTGGTGGTCTCCGAGCAGCCGGAAGTGCATCAGTTGATCTGCAAAGGCGCGTTACAGGAGATCCTCAATGTGTGTACGCAAGTTCGCTACGGTGATGAAATCGTGCCGCTTAGCGATTCCCTGCTGGAGCGCATTCGCCGTGTGACCGACTCCCTGAACCGCCAGGGTTTGCGTGTGGTGGCCGTTGCCACCAAATTCCTGCCTGCGCGTTGTGAGGATTACGGCCGCGTTGATGAATCTGACCTGATCCTCGAAGGCTACATCGCGTTCCTGGATCCACCGAAAGAAACCACCGCACCAGCCTTGAAAGCGCTGAAAGAAAGCGGGATCACCGTGAAGATCCTGACCGGTGACAGCGAACTGGTCGCCGCGAAAGTGTGCCGCGAAGTCGGGCTGGATGTGGGTGAAGTTGCCATCGGCAGCGAAATCGAGAATATGGCAGATGTTGACCTTGCCGCTCTGGCATTACGCACCACACTGTTTGCCCGCCTGACACCTATGCACAAAGAGCGCATTGTGCGCCTGCTGCGTGGTGAAGGTCATGTTGTCGGCTTTATGGGCGATGGCATCAACGACGCACCGGCATTACGTGCGGCCGACATTGGTATTTCAGTCGATGGCGCGGTGGATATTGCCCGTGAAGCGGCCGATATCATCCTGCTGGAAAAAAGCCTGATGGTGCTGGAAGAGGGCGTGATTGAAGGGCGCAGAACCTTCGCCAACATGCTGAAATACATCAAAATGACCGCCAGTTCTAACTTCGGTAACGTGTTCAGCGTGCTGGTGGCCAGCGCCTTCCTGCCGTTCCTGCCGATGCTGCCGCTTCACTTACTGATTCAGAACCTGCTGTACGATGTCTCCCAGGTGGCGATTCCGTTCGATAACGTCGATGACGAGCAAATCAAGAAACCGCAGCGCTGGAACCCGGCGGACTTAGGGCGCTTTATGGTGTTCTTCGGGCCAATCAGTTCTATCTTCGACATTCTGACATTTTGCGTCATGTGGTGGGTGTTCAAGGCTAACGTGCCGGAAATGCAAACCCTGTTCCAGACCGGTTGGTTTGTGGTGGGTCTGCTGTCGCAAACATTGATTGTGCATATGATTCGTACCCGTCGGATTCCGTTCATTCAGAGCCGTGCCGCGTGGCCATTAATGATCATGACGCTGGTGGTGATGGTGGTCGGGGTTAGCCTGCCGTTCACTCCGCTGGCAAGCTACCTGCAACTTCAGGCGCTGCCGCTGAGCTACTTCCCATGGCTGATTGCAATCCTTGCGGGATATATGACGCTCACCCAGTGTATGAAGGGCTTCTTTAGCCGCCGCTACGGCTGGCAGTAA
- a CDS encoding beta-N-acetylhexosaminidase has translation MFKSIRLSLLAGCIAATCQAWAAPAGDLPLMPWPQQVDRPAAEGSLVLDNAISIKISGDKLTHATERWRQRISQQTGWQLQPAQANPDKPTIDIQIKTAVAPLPKLDSDESYELSVTAEGVKLTANTRFGAMRGMETLLQLIQNGPENTAIPFVVIKDKPRFPWRGLLVDSARHFMPIKDILRQLDGMAAAKMNVFHWHLTDDQGWRFASTAYPKLQQLASDGDFYTQAQMKEVVRYATSLGIRVVPEMDLPGHASAIAVAYPELMSAPGPYQMERHWGVLKPLLNPTNEAAYKFVDTLIGELTAIFPDSYLHIGGDEVDDSQWAASPQIQAFMKQHNLADTHALQTYFNQRLEKILEKHHRQMMGWDEIYHPELPKNILIQSWQGQDALGAVAANGYKGILSTGFYVDQPQSTAYHYRNEILPQGLNGIDNITDADSAQSWFFSMPRLKGKAVEGSFTLVSSKAAWRGFIDFKGKSRRAVRDIEWLSPTQVTFTVDTWMGETRPVLTLDKDKLSGYLLVGNVRYPATGQKLDNIPDGVQPVVPTPEQMSNILGGEAALWAENVISPLLDIKLWPRTFAVAERFWSAEDVKDIDNMYQRLQAIDAWSSVSVGLQQHTAAAQQLTRLAGTPDIMPLQILAQAVEPAQYYTRQHLKFQAGNYHHFEPLNRFADALGAESTQVRALDRWVDKLIADPEDGNSADSLRHTFARWQSNTSDVLELIDGNYQLKALKPVAENVDKLAGMGLRLTDLVAKQGTLSADESHAIQKQLDDAAQTQDEVVIAAVYPLQKLLRACVK, from the coding sequence ATGTTTAAATCAATACGTTTGAGCTTGCTGGCTGGTTGCATCGCGGCAACTTGCCAGGCCTGGGCTGCACCGGCAGGCGATCTGCCGTTAATGCCCTGGCCGCAGCAGGTTGACCGCCCGGCAGCGGAAGGATCGCTGGTACTGGATAACGCCATCTCCATCAAAATTAGCGGCGATAAACTTACCCATGCCACAGAGCGCTGGCGTCAGCGTATTTCCCAACAGACCGGCTGGCAACTGCAACCAGCACAGGCCAATCCTGACAAACCCACCATTGATATCCAAATCAAAACAGCCGTTGCCCCTTTACCGAAACTCGACAGCGATGAAAGCTACGAACTAAGTGTTACCGCAGAAGGCGTGAAGCTCACGGCAAACACGCGTTTTGGTGCTATGCGCGGCATGGAAACCCTGTTACAGCTGATTCAGAACGGCCCGGAAAATACCGCGATTCCGTTTGTCGTCATCAAAGATAAACCGCGTTTCCCGTGGCGTGGCTTGTTAGTCGATTCCGCGCGCCATTTCATGCCCATCAAAGATATTCTGCGTCAGTTAGACGGCATGGCAGCCGCCAAAATGAACGTCTTTCACTGGCATTTGACGGACGACCAGGGCTGGCGCTTTGCGTCCACCGCGTATCCAAAATTGCAGCAACTGGCCAGTGACGGGGATTTTTACACCCAGGCGCAGATGAAAGAAGTGGTGCGCTATGCCACTTCACTGGGGATTCGCGTGGTGCCAGAAATGGACTTGCCGGGCCACGCTTCCGCTATTGCGGTGGCTTATCCAGAATTGATGAGTGCGCCGGGGCCGTATCAAATGGAACGCCATTGGGGCGTGTTAAAACCGCTGCTTAACCCAACCAACGAAGCCGCCTATAAATTTGTTGATACGCTGATTGGCGAGCTGACCGCTATTTTCCCGGACAGCTATTTGCATATTGGCGGTGACGAAGTTGATGATTCGCAATGGGCTGCATCGCCACAAATTCAGGCGTTTATGAAGCAGCATAACCTGGCTGACACCCACGCCTTGCAGACTTACTTCAACCAGCGGCTGGAAAAAATTCTCGAAAAACATCATCGCCAGATGATGGGGTGGGATGAGATCTATCACCCTGAATTACCGAAAAATATCCTGATCCAATCCTGGCAAGGGCAGGACGCTTTAGGGGCGGTTGCGGCGAACGGTTATAAAGGCATCCTCTCTACCGGATTTTACGTTGATCAGCCGCAATCGACCGCCTACCACTACCGCAATGAGATCCTGCCGCAAGGGCTCAATGGCATCGATAATATTACCGATGCAGATAGCGCGCAGAGTTGGTTCTTCAGTATGCCGCGTCTGAAAGGCAAAGCAGTAGAAGGCAGTTTTACACTCGTGAGCAGCAAAGCGGCGTGGCGTGGATTCATCGACTTCAAAGGAAAATCCCGTCGTGCGGTGCGTGATATTGAGTGGTTAAGTCCGACTCAAGTGACCTTTACCGTTGATACCTGGATGGGGGAAACGCGTCCGGTACTCACCCTTGATAAGGATAAATTGAGCGGTTATTTGCTGGTGGGCAACGTGCGTTATCCGGCTACCGGTCAGAAACTGGATAATATCCCGGATGGCGTCCAACCGGTGGTACCAACGCCTGAACAGATGAGTAATATTCTCGGCGGCGAAGCGGCACTTTGGGCTGAAAACGTGATATCGCCATTGCTGGATATCAAACTGTGGCCGCGAACGTTTGCGGTGGCAGAACGTTTCTGGTCGGCGGAAGATGTGAAAGACATCGATAACATGTACCAGCGTTTGCAGGCGATAGACGCCTGGTCGAGCGTATCTGTTGGTTTGCAGCAGCACACGGCGGCCGCTCAACAGTTGACGCGCCTTGCGGGCACGCCGGACATTATGCCGCTACAAATTTTGGCTCAGGCCGTTGAACCCGCGCAGTACTACACGCGCCAGCATCTGAAATTCCAGGCGGGAAATTACCATCACTTCGAACCGCTAAACCGTTTTGCGGATGCGTTAGGTGCAGAAAGTACGCAGGTGCGGGCGCTGGATCGCTGGGTCGATAAGCTCATCGCCGATCCAGAAGACGGTAACAGCGCGGATTCTCTGCGCCATACCTTTGCGCGCTGGCAAAGTAACACCTCAGATGTGCTGGAACTTATCGACGGGAATTATCAGCTCAAGGCATTAAAACCGGTGGCTGAGAATGTCGATAAACTCGCGGGAATGGGGCTGCGGTTAACGGATCTGGTGGCGAAACAGGGAACGTTGAGTGCGGACGAATCTCATGCGATTCAAAAACAGCTTGATGACGCAGCACAAACACAGGATGAAGTCGTGATTGCGGCGGTTTATCCGTTGCAGAAACTCTTGCGGGCGTGTGTGAAGTAA
- the ridA gene encoding 2-iminobutanoate/2-iminopropanoate deaminase has protein sequence MSSRTISTENAPAAIGPYVQGVDLGSMIITSGQIPVNPKTGTVPEDVAAQARQSLENVQAIVEAAGLKVGDIVKTTVFVKDLNDFATVNATYEAFFTEHKATFPARSCVEVARLPKDVKIEIEAIAIRR, from the coding sequence ATGTCTTCTCGTACTATCAGCACCGAAAACGCGCCAGCAGCTATCGGCCCATACGTTCAGGGCGTTGACCTTGGCAGCATGATCATCACTTCCGGCCAGATCCCGGTTAACCCGAAAACGGGCACCGTGCCAGAAGATGTGGCGGCACAAGCACGTCAGTCTCTGGAAAACGTGCAAGCCATCGTTGAAGCGGCTGGCCTGAAAGTGGGCGATATCGTTAAAACGACGGTTTTCGTTAAAGACCTGAACGACTTCGCAACCGTGAATGCGACTTACGAAGCCTTCTTTACTGAGCACAAAGCGACTTTCCCAGCGCGTTCTTGCGTAGAAGTGGCTCGTCTGCCAAAAGATGTGAAAATTGAAATCGAAGCGATTGCTATCCGCCGCTAA
- the pyrI gene encoding aspartate carbamoyltransferase regulatory subunit, whose amino-acid sequence MTHDNKLQVEAIKRGTVIDHIPAQVGFKLLTLFQLTETEQRITIGLNLPSREQGRKDLIKIENTFLTDEQVNQLALYAPHATVNRIDEYEVVGKSKPSLPSRIDKVLVCPNTNCISRSEPVHSSFAVKKRDESISLKCKYCEKEFAHYVVLAD is encoded by the coding sequence ATGACACACGACAACAAATTACAAGTTGAAGCGATTAAACGCGGCACGGTTATCGATCATATTCCTGCTCAGGTGGGCTTTAAGCTGCTGACCCTGTTCCAGTTAACGGAAACCGAACAGCGCATCACTATCGGCCTGAACTTACCGTCACGCGAACAAGGTCGTAAAGATCTTATCAAAATCGAAAATACCTTCCTGACCGACGAGCAAGTTAACCAGTTGGCGCTGTACGCACCGCACGCAACCGTCAACCGTATTGATGAGTACGAAGTGGTCGGCAAAAGCAAACCAAGCCTGCCTTCACGCATTGATAAAGTGCTGGTCTGCCCAAATACCAACTGCATCAGCCGCAGCGAACCTGTTCATTCTTCATTCGCAGTGAAAAAACGCGACGAAAGTATCAGCCTCAAATGCAAATATTGTGAGAAGGAGTTCGCACATTACGTTGTGCTGGCTGATTAA
- the pyrB gene encoding aspartate carbamoyltransferase, translating to MANPLYQKHIISINDLSREELELVLSTAAKLKAHPQPELLKHIVVASCFFEASTRTRLSFETAVHRLGASVVGFSDSSNTSLGKKGETLADTISVISTYVDAIVMRHPQEGAARLATEFSGNVPVLNAGDGANQHPTQTLLDMFTIQETQGRLENLNIAMVGDLKYGRTVHSLAQALAKFEGNRFYFIAPNALAMPKYILDMLDEKGIAWSCHEAIDDVVADLDILYMTRVQKERLDPSEYANVKAQFVLRAADLVDARKNMKVLHPLPRVDEITTDVDKTSHAWYFQQAGNGIYARQALLALVLNPELV from the coding sequence ATGGCTAACCCCCTATATCAAAAACATATCATTTCCATAAACGATCTCAGTCGTGAAGAGCTTGAACTGGTGCTCTCAACTGCGGCAAAACTGAAAGCCCACCCGCAGCCGGAACTGTTAAAGCACATCGTTGTTGCCAGCTGTTTCTTTGAAGCATCAACGCGCACACGTCTGTCTTTTGAAACCGCTGTTCATCGCCTGGGTGCGTCAGTGGTCGGGTTCTCAGACAGCAGCAATACCTCACTAGGTAAAAAAGGCGAAACGCTGGCCGATACCATTTCGGTCATCAGCACTTACGTTGACGCCATCGTCATGCGCCACCCGCAAGAAGGGGCGGCGCGCCTGGCAACTGAATTCTCGGGCAATGTACCGGTACTGAATGCGGGTGACGGTGCCAACCAGCATCCGACTCAAACGCTGTTGGATATGTTTACCATCCAGGAAACGCAGGGGCGTCTGGAAAACCTGAATATCGCGATGGTGGGTGACCTGAAATATGGCCGCACCGTGCACTCTCTGGCGCAGGCGCTGGCGAAATTTGAAGGCAACCGCTTCTACTTCATCGCACCTAATGCGCTGGCGATGCCGAAGTACATTCTCGATATGCTGGATGAAAAAGGGATTGCCTGGAGCTGCCACGAAGCTATCGACGATGTCGTTGCCGACCTGGATATTCTGTACATGACGCGCGTACAGAAAGAGCGTCTTGACCCGTCGGAATACGCCAACGTGAAGGCGCAGTTTGTTCTGCGTGCTGCCGATCTCGTCGATGCGCGCAAAAATATGAAAGTCCTGCACCCGCTGCCACGCGTTGATGAAATAACCACTGATGTCGACAAAACGTCTCACGCCTGGTATTTCCAGCAAGCAGGCAACGGTATCTATGCTCGCCAGGCACTGCTGGCGTTAGTTTTGAATCCTGAACTGGTTTGA
- the potE gene encoding putrescine-ornithine antiporter, producing MSKSKGNNKMGVVQLTILTAVNMMGSGIIMLPTKLAEVGTLSIVSWLVTALGSMALAYAFAKCGMFSRKSGGMGGYAEYAFGKSGNFMANYTYGVSLLIANVAIAISAVGYGTELLNATLSPIGICLATIAVLWIATVANFGGARITGRISGVTVWGVIIPVVGISIIGWFWFSPTMYVESWNPHHLPVFEAIGSSIAMTLWAFLGLESACANTDVVENPERNVPIAVLGGTLGAAVIYIVSTNVIAGIVPNMDLANSTAPFGLAFAQMFTPTVGKIIMALMIMSCVGSLLGWQFTIAQVFKSSADEGYFPKIFSKLTKAEAPVKGMIVIVIIQSVLSLMTISPSLNKQFNVLVNLAVVTNIIPYILSMAALVIIQKVAKVDPSKARLANIFAFIGAMYSFYALYSSGEEAMMYGAIVTFLGWTLYGLISPRFELREKKV from the coding sequence ATGAGTAAGTCTAAGGGCAACAACAAAATGGGTGTGGTTCAGCTCACCATTTTGACCGCGGTAAACATGATGGGATCAGGGATCATCATGTTGCCAACCAAATTAGCGGAAGTGGGTACACTTTCCATCGTTTCGTGGTTAGTCACAGCATTGGGCTCTATGGCCCTGGCTTACGCATTTGCTAAATGTGGGATGTTCAGCCGCAAATCAGGCGGTATGGGCGGTTATGCAGAATATGCCTTCGGCAAATCTGGCAACTTTATGGCGAACTACACCTATGGGGTTTCTCTGCTCATTGCGAACGTTGCGATTGCCATTTCCGCAGTGGGTTACGGTACAGAATTGTTGAATGCCACGTTATCGCCAATCGGGATTTGTCTCGCAACAATCGCGGTGTTGTGGATTGCGACAGTCGCAAACTTCGGCGGTGCACGCATTACCGGACGCATTAGTGGTGTGACGGTATGGGGTGTAATTATTCCTGTTGTGGGCATTTCAATCATTGGTTGGTTCTGGTTCAGCCCAACGATGTATGTTGAGTCATGGAACCCGCATCATCTTCCTGTTTTTGAAGCCATCGGTTCTTCTATCGCCATGACACTGTGGGCATTCTTAGGTTTAGAATCTGCCTGTGCAAACACCGATGTTGTTGAAAACCCAGAGCGTAACGTTCCTATCGCCGTATTAGGCGGAACACTGGGCGCTGCGGTTATCTATATTGTTTCCACTAACGTTATCGCCGGTATCGTTCCAAATATGGATCTGGCCAATTCAACCGCGCCGTTTGGTTTAGCCTTTGCTCAGATGTTTACCCCAACAGTGGGTAAAATCATCATGGCATTGATGATTATGTCCTGCGTAGGTTCGCTGTTGGGCTGGCAGTTCACGATTGCTCAGGTATTCAAATCCTCTGCAGACGAAGGTTATTTCCCGAAAATTTTCTCTAAACTGACCAAAGCCGAAGCACCAGTGAAAGGGATGATCGTTATCGTTATCATCCAGTCTGTATTGTCTTTGATGACCATCAGCCCATCACTGAACAAGCAGTTCAACGTGTTGGTTAACCTGGCCGTTGTGACCAATATTATCCCTTACATCCTGTCGATGGCGGCGTTGGTTATTATCCAGAAAGTGGCGAAAGTGGATCCGAGCAAAGCCCGTTTGGCCAACATCTTTGCGTTTATTGGCGCAATGTATAGTTTCTACGCACTGTATTCATCCGGTGAAGAAGCGATGATGTATGGTGCCATCGTGACCTTCCTGGGCTGGACGCTGTATGGCCTGATCTCTCCACGCTTCGAACTGCGTGAGAAGAAAGTCTGA